One window from the genome of Streptomyces cadmiisoli encodes:
- a CDS encoding 2-hydroxyacid dehydrogenase, whose product MPHHAAPGDRTAPRTVLQVSALLPELERTLADRYHTVRLHELPDPAAYLREEAHNVVAAVTSARWGVGNSLMDALPGLGAIVHFGVGYETTDVAHARSRGIDVSNTPDVLTDCVADLAVGGLIDVMRELSAADRYVRAGRWRAAPYPLTSRVSGKKVGILGLGRIGRAVARRLEGFGTDIAYCSRVPVPDAPYRYLPTARMLATECDAVVVTVAGGAGTGGLVSAEVLEALGPRGYLVNVARGTVVDESALVAAVREGRIAGAALDVFADEPNVPQALMESDRVVLLPHVASGTRETRRAMGELVLDNLQRFLTEGALVTPVP is encoded by the coding sequence ATGCCCCACCACGCCGCCCCCGGTGACCGGACCGCCCCGCGCACCGTGCTCCAGGTGTCTGCGTTGCTCCCCGAGCTGGAGAGAACGCTGGCCGACCGCTACCACACCGTGCGTCTGCACGAACTGCCCGATCCCGCCGCCTACCTGCGCGAGGAAGCGCACAACGTGGTCGCCGCGGTGACCAGCGCGCGATGGGGCGTCGGCAACTCGCTGATGGACGCGCTGCCCGGACTCGGGGCCATCGTCCACTTCGGCGTGGGCTACGAGACCACGGACGTGGCCCATGCCCGCTCGCGCGGCATCGACGTCAGCAACACCCCCGACGTGCTCACGGATTGTGTGGCCGACCTCGCCGTCGGCGGTCTGATCGACGTCATGCGCGAACTGTCGGCCGCCGACCGATACGTGCGGGCCGGCCGGTGGCGTGCGGCACCCTACCCGCTGACCTCCCGGGTCAGCGGGAAGAAGGTGGGCATCCTCGGGCTGGGCCGTATCGGCCGGGCCGTCGCGCGCCGGCTCGAAGGCTTCGGTACAGACATCGCGTACTGCTCGCGGGTTCCGGTGCCCGACGCTCCTTACCGCTACCTGCCCACCGCGCGGATGCTGGCCACCGAGTGCGACGCGGTGGTCGTCACCGTCGCCGGCGGGGCGGGCACCGGGGGGCTGGTCTCGGCGGAGGTGCTGGAGGCGCTGGGACCTCGGGGCTACCTGGTCAACGTCGCTCGCGGCACCGTCGTCGACGAGTCGGCCCTGGTCGCCGCGGTGCGGGAAGGGCGGATCGCGGGTGCGGCACTCGACGTGTTCGCCGACGAACCGAACGTGCCACAGGCGCTGATGGAGTCGGACAGGGTGGTCCTGCTTCCCCATGTCGCCAGCGGAACGCGCGAGACGCGCCGGGCGATGGGCGAGTTGGTCCTGGACAACCTGCAGCGGTTCCTCACCGAGGGCGCCCTGGTCACACCGGTTCCGTGA
- a CDS encoding glucarate dehydratase family protein, with amino-acid sequence MAGNAARIADVTVTPVAFRDYPLLNTVGVHEPYALRTIVEITTESGVTGIGETYGGTLHLERLRRAAEELTGLDVWNLNDLVARTTRALGPDTTGGDGMSGMVTGSSAVDRVMSPFDVACLDIQGKLIGRPVSDLLGGAVRPSVPYSGYLFYKWAGHPGQEDDDWGAALDPAGLVDQARRMIDTYGFSSLKLKGGVFPPDEETAAIRALRQTFPDLPLRLDPNAAWSPKTSLRVARELDGVLQYLEDPTEGIDGMASVAARTATPLATNMCVVSFDDLAPAVARASVRIILSDHHYWGGLRRCVQLSTLCDTFGLGLSMHSNSHLGISLAAMTHLGAAVPHLSYACDTHWPWKQPDEDVVDTEALRFSEGRVTVPTAPGLGVELDRDALARLHQQYLDCGLRDRDDTGYMRRYDSTFSTKTPRW; translated from the coding sequence ATGGCAGGGAACGCAGCTCGCATCGCCGACGTCACCGTGACCCCCGTGGCCTTCCGGGACTACCCGCTGCTCAACACGGTCGGCGTGCACGAGCCCTATGCGCTGCGCACGATCGTGGAGATCACCACGGAGTCCGGTGTCACCGGCATCGGCGAGACCTACGGCGGCACCCTCCACCTGGAACGGCTGCGCCGCGCCGCCGAAGAACTGACCGGCCTCGATGTCTGGAACCTCAACGACCTGGTCGCCCGCACCACACGTGCGCTGGGCCCGGACACCACCGGCGGCGACGGCATGTCCGGAATGGTCACCGGCAGCAGCGCCGTGGACCGGGTCATGTCACCGTTCGACGTCGCCTGCCTCGACATCCAGGGCAAGCTGATCGGCAGGCCGGTCAGCGACCTGCTGGGAGGAGCAGTACGTCCTTCGGTCCCCTACAGCGGCTACCTCTTCTACAAATGGGCCGGACACCCGGGACAGGAGGACGACGACTGGGGCGCCGCCCTCGATCCGGCGGGCCTGGTCGACCAGGCCCGCCGGATGATCGACACGTACGGCTTCTCCTCCCTCAAGCTCAAAGGCGGCGTCTTCCCGCCCGACGAGGAGACCGCGGCGATCAGGGCCCTGCGTCAGACCTTCCCCGACCTGCCCCTGCGTCTGGACCCCAACGCCGCCTGGAGCCCGAAGACTTCACTGCGCGTCGCCCGTGAACTGGACGGAGTGCTGCAGTACCTGGAGGACCCGACCGAAGGCATCGACGGCATGGCGTCCGTGGCCGCGCGGACGGCGACCCCTCTGGCGACCAACATGTGTGTCGTCTCCTTCGACGACCTCGCCCCGGCAGTGGCCCGCGCATCCGTGCGCATCATCCTGTCCGACCACCACTACTGGGGCGGTCTGCGGCGCTGCGTCCAGCTCTCCACCCTCTGCGACACCTTCGGCCTGGGCCTGTCCATGCACTCCAACTCCCATCTGGGCATCAGCCTCGCGGCGATGACCCATCTGGGCGCCGCCGTACCGCACCTGTCCTATGCCTGCGACACCCACTGGCCGTGGAAGCAGCCGGACGAGGACGTGGTCGACACCGAGGCGCTGCGGTTCAGCGAGGGCCGCGTCACCGTCCCGACGGCTCCCGGCCTGGGAGTGGAACTGGACCGGGACGCACTCGCCCGGCTCCACCAGCAGTACCTCGACTGCGGGCTGCGCGACCGCGACGACACCGGCTACATGCGCCGCTACGACTCCACCTTCTCGACCAAGACCCCCCGGTGGTGA
- a CDS encoding 2-hydroxyacid dehydrogenase, with product MLNHRILSRFHEPLTARTEGRHTWLESSHWPAARISDAINDIEVYVGSHLSAEDARRADRLGLVHVVGAGYDGIPLDALGPQVAVATTHHHGRSIAEHVLMSVMMLSRDVLNADRALRAGHWRNVAVDPELPFGTTVEGRRMGIIGFGETGTEVARLCQAVGLRIRAVRRNPSAPIPDDLRTDWIGGNDRLPDLLAESDVVVVTVPLSPETRGLIGRDELAAMRPQSLLINVSRGPVVQEEALYQALDSGTIAGAALDVWWSGPPAVPSRLPFHRLPNVLMTPHHSGHTTDTFAARAAEIADNINRLEQGRPLANVVRPSASTPA from the coding sequence ATGCTCAACCACCGCATCCTGAGCCGGTTCCACGAACCGCTCACAGCGCGCACCGAGGGCCGGCACACCTGGCTGGAGTCCAGCCACTGGCCCGCGGCACGGATCTCCGACGCCATCAACGACATCGAGGTGTATGTCGGTTCGCACCTGAGTGCCGAAGACGCCCGGCGCGCCGACCGGCTCGGTCTCGTCCATGTCGTCGGCGCCGGCTACGACGGCATCCCGCTGGACGCGCTCGGCCCGCAGGTGGCCGTCGCGACCACGCACCATCACGGCCGTTCCATCGCCGAGCACGTGCTCATGTCCGTCATGATGCTGTCCCGTGACGTCCTGAACGCCGACCGCGCACTGCGGGCCGGACACTGGCGCAACGTGGCCGTCGATCCAGAACTGCCGTTCGGGACGACGGTGGAGGGCCGCCGGATGGGCATCATCGGGTTCGGTGAGACCGGCACCGAAGTCGCCCGGCTCTGCCAGGCAGTGGGCCTGCGAATACGCGCCGTGCGCCGCAACCCCTCCGCACCGATCCCCGACGACCTGCGGACCGACTGGATCGGCGGCAATGACCGACTGCCCGACCTGCTGGCCGAATCCGACGTCGTGGTGGTCACCGTCCCTCTCAGCCCAGAGACCCGCGGACTGATCGGCCGCGACGAACTTGCGGCCATGAGACCGCAAAGCCTGCTGATCAACGTGTCCCGCGGGCCGGTGGTGCAAGAGGAGGCGCTCTACCAGGCGCTCGACTCCGGCACCATCGCCGGCGCCGCTCTGGACGTGTGGTGGTCCGGCCCGCCGGCAGTGCCCAGTCGGTTGCCGTTCCACCGCCTGCCCAACGTGCTGATGACCCCCCACCACTCAGGCCACACCACCGATACCTTCGCCGCGCGCGCGGCGGAGATCGCCGACAACATCAACCGGCTGGAGCAGGGCCGACCACTCGCCAACGTGGTGCGCCCGAGCGCTTCAACGCCGGCCTGA
- a CDS encoding 5-dehydro-4-deoxyglucarate dehydratase, with amino-acid sequence MLEGVLFFPVTPFTDIGEVDLAALHQHVSAGVDAGPGGVFVACGTGEFHALDVEEFTAVVRTAVDAVAGRAPVYAGAGGALGLARHFARAAAEAGADGLLLMPPYLVESPAEGLVAYTHAVAEETSLPVIVYNRANARFDEQTAAEVAQLPTVTGLKDGTGDLDLVARIIPAVREALRESGKDFQFFNGMPTAEASQLAYRALGVELYSSAAFAFAPDISLAFHRAVEESDHERIDALQRAFFHPLVRLRKRAPGYAVALVKAGVTLEGSKAGPVRPPLTSLGAGEIEELAAIIAEGRAVLTS; translated from the coding sequence ATGCTTGAAGGCGTCCTCTTCTTTCCCGTCACGCCCTTCACCGACATCGGCGAGGTCGACCTCGCCGCGCTGCACCAGCACGTATCGGCCGGAGTCGACGCCGGCCCCGGCGGAGTGTTCGTCGCCTGCGGCACCGGCGAGTTCCACGCTCTGGACGTCGAGGAGTTCACCGCGGTGGTACGGACCGCCGTCGACGCGGTCGCCGGACGAGCCCCGGTCTACGCCGGAGCAGGCGGCGCGCTCGGGCTGGCCCGGCACTTCGCCCGGGCGGCAGCGGAAGCCGGCGCGGACGGCCTGCTGCTCATGCCGCCCTACCTGGTCGAGTCGCCCGCCGAAGGACTCGTCGCCTACACTCATGCGGTCGCTGAGGAGACCTCCCTCCCGGTCATCGTCTACAACCGGGCGAACGCGCGATTCGATGAGCAGACGGCGGCGGAAGTGGCCCAACTGCCCACGGTGACGGGCCTCAAGGACGGCACCGGCGACCTCGATCTCGTGGCTCGCATCATCCCCGCCGTACGCGAGGCCCTGCGCGAGTCCGGCAAGGACTTCCAGTTCTTCAACGGCATGCCCACCGCCGAAGCGAGCCAACTGGCCTACCGGGCCCTGGGCGTGGAGCTGTACTCCTCGGCCGCGTTCGCCTTCGCCCCAGACATCTCCCTCGCCTTCCACCGGGCCGTCGAGGAGAGCGACCACGAGCGCATCGACGCGTTGCAGCGGGCCTTCTTCCACCCGCTGGTCAGGCTGCGCAAGCGGGCACCGGGGTACGCGGTGGCCCTGGTGAAGGCAGGAGTGACCCTCGAGGGGAGCAAGGCCGGGCCGGTTCGCCCGCCGCTCACGTCACTCGGTGCGGGGGAGATCGAGGAACTGGCGGCCATCATCGCCGAGGGGCGTGCCGTACTCACCTCCTGA
- a CDS encoding SMI1/KNR4 family protein, translating to MSEQLSRWYRGRLVVGPFKPFEVDEVERLEWAIGLPLPSSYRSFLEAAGGKRLTYSVRLPACEPEPFQSFDDLYQLGRDDDGDYGWGTLLGEYRRSRDGWLAQEVSLAGLLPIARNGGSDTLFLDLNPATHGQLHAFVHGIPIPGYLPKGVFTKVADDFGAYLHSLFVEPDLAADTWADAVESDSTDPWRRTVEEWLDKELPGWRAESWAAASVPERGV from the coding sequence ATGTCGGAGCAGTTGTCGCGCTGGTATCGAGGCCGCCTCGTCGTGGGGCCGTTCAAGCCATTCGAGGTCGATGAGGTTGAACGGCTTGAATGGGCGATCGGCTTGCCGCTGCCGTCTTCCTATCGCTCGTTCCTGGAGGCGGCGGGCGGGAAGAGGCTGACGTACTCGGTTCGTTTGCCAGCTTGTGAACCGGAGCCGTTCCAGAGTTTCGACGACCTCTACCAGCTCGGCCGTGACGATGATGGTGATTACGGCTGGGGCACTCTGCTGGGCGAGTACCGCCGCAGCCGTGATGGGTGGCTCGCTCAGGAGGTCTCACTGGCCGGCCTTCTTCCGATAGCCCGCAACGGCGGGAGCGACACCCTGTTCCTGGACCTGAACCCGGCCACCCATGGCCAGCTCCATGCCTTCGTACATGGCATCCCTATCCCGGGATACCTGCCGAAGGGGGTATTTACCAAAGTCGCTGACGACTTCGGCGCCTACCTCCACAGCCTGTTCGTGGAGCCGGACTTGGCGGCGGATACCTGGGCCGATGCTGTCGAGAGTGACTCCACCGATCCGTGGCGGCGGACCGTCGAAGAATGGCTGGACAAGGAACTACCGGGTTGGCGTGCTGAATCGTGGGCAGCAGCCTCAGTGCCCGAGCGGGGTGTTTGA
- a CDS encoding TetR/AcrR family transcriptional regulator — protein sequence MSTPRKTPTARERARIEFTAEIKAVARTQLAEGGAAALSLRAVARELGLASASALYRYFPSRDALLTALILDGYTSLSNAAEAAHAALGTADTEPADMLERWVGVCHAVRDWALAHPHEYALIYGSPVPGYAAPQDTVAQATRVPYLIGALFTDAQGKDGHRPEATRPAMPDDARQSLAPLLSGLPPDTPAELVMGSLMAWTYLFGAISFELFGHRHEIIADPRAFFDHEARRVGAALGLGT from the coding sequence ATGTCCACCCCTCGAAAGACGCCCACAGCGCGGGAACGGGCCCGGATCGAGTTCACCGCGGAGATCAAGGCGGTGGCCCGCACACAGCTCGCTGAGGGCGGAGCGGCCGCGCTCTCGCTTCGCGCCGTCGCCAGAGAGCTCGGCCTGGCTTCCGCTTCCGCGCTCTACCGCTACTTCCCGAGCCGCGACGCCCTGCTCACCGCACTCATCCTGGACGGCTACACCTCCTTGAGTAACGCCGCAGAGGCCGCCCACGCCGCACTGGGCACAGCTGACACCGAGCCGGCGGACATGCTGGAGCGCTGGGTCGGCGTCTGCCACGCGGTGCGGGACTGGGCGCTGGCACATCCGCACGAATACGCGCTGATCTACGGGTCGCCTGTGCCCGGTTACGCCGCCCCTCAGGACACCGTGGCGCAGGCGACTAGGGTCCCCTACCTGATCGGCGCCCTCTTCACCGACGCACAGGGCAAGGACGGCCATCGGCCGGAAGCCACCCGGCCCGCAATGCCCGACGACGCCCGGCAGTCATTGGCGCCGCTGCTCAGCGGACTCCCCCCGGACACCCCGGCCGAACTGGTCATGGGCAGCCTGATGGCCTGGACATATCTCTTCGGCGCCATCTCCTTCGAGCTCTTCGGCCACCGCCACGAGATCATCGCCGACCCCCGCGCCTTCTTCGACCACGAAGCGCGCCGCGTCGGCGCAGCACTTGGCCTCGGCACCTGA
- a CDS encoding NAD-dependent epimerase/dehydratase family protein: MSKHLIVGMGPIGSATARLLAARGEEVVLVSRSGATPATADLPGVRSVRLDATQSAALAELATGAAVLYNCANPAYHRWATDWPPLATALLAAAERSGAVLATVGNLYGYGAVTAAMTEDTPLAPNSEKGRVRARMWEDALALHRAGRIRTTEIRSSDYIGPHAQSPLGARVVPRLLAGRDVQVLCSPDTAHSWTYTEDAARLLVAVGGEEKAWGRPWHVPSNPPRTQREAIADLAEAAGVAPVRVGQIPAVITSMLGLVNPTVRALREVAYQLERPFVMDARAATAAFGLKPTPWTEVLTATADAYRTPNV; encoded by the coding sequence GTGAGTAAGCACCTGATCGTCGGCATGGGGCCCATCGGCTCGGCCACCGCGCGACTGCTCGCCGCGCGCGGCGAGGAGGTCGTCCTGGTCAGCCGATCCGGAGCAACGCCCGCGACAGCAGACCTGCCCGGTGTACGGTCCGTGCGCCTGGACGCCACTCAATCCGCCGCACTGGCCGAACTGGCCACTGGAGCGGCCGTGCTGTACAACTGCGCCAACCCCGCTTACCACCGCTGGGCAACGGACTGGCCTCCGCTCGCTACCGCTCTGCTGGCCGCCGCTGAACGCTCCGGAGCCGTCCTGGCCACGGTCGGCAACCTGTACGGTTACGGCGCGGTCACCGCCGCGATGACCGAGGACACCCCGCTCGCCCCCAACTCCGAGAAGGGCCGGGTACGCGCCCGGATGTGGGAGGACGCGCTCGCCCTGCACCGCGCCGGACGCATCCGGACCACCGAGATCCGCAGTTCCGACTACATCGGCCCGCACGCCCAGAGCCCGCTCGGGGCCCGCGTGGTGCCACGGCTGCTGGCCGGCCGCGACGTCCAGGTGCTGTGCAGCCCTGACACCGCCCACAGCTGGACCTACACCGAGGACGCCGCCCGGCTGCTGGTCGCAGTAGGCGGTGAGGAAAAGGCATGGGGCCGGCCCTGGCACGTCCCCAGCAACCCGCCCCGTACTCAGCGCGAGGCCATTGCCGACCTCGCGGAGGCCGCGGGAGTCGCGCCGGTCCGAGTCGGTCAAATCCCGGCCGTCATCACGTCGATGCTGGGCCTGGTCAACCCGACCGTGCGAGCCCTGCGCGAGGTCGCTTACCAGCTCGAACGGCCCTTCGTGATGGACGCGCGCGCGGCCACCGCCGCCTTCGGCCTCAAGCCCACCCCCTGGACCGAGGTGCTCACCGCTACTGCGGACGCCTACCGAACACCGAACGTCTAA
- a CDS encoding DUF2637 domain-containing protein, whose product MTIAGIGFAGSYAAVRELAVRKGFGDFSYVFPIGIDAGICVLLALDLLLTWIRIPFPLLRQTAWLLTAATIAFNGAAAWPDPLGVGMHGVIPILFVVSVEAARHAIGRIADITADKHMEGVRLTRWLLSPVPTFLLWRRMKLWELRSYDQVIKLEQERLVYQARLRSRYGRAWRRKAPVEALMPLRLAKYGVPLAETAPSGLAAGDIKPGPLPPSRQPPTGAAHPQPPGSPAPARAPRQTPTPRAPRAPTTQPRQKSTPLRNAAPPIDRLHGARTHSHTAANPPTQTMTQARNQGRHDNAQQHAQKAADYERPLPAHHLRPAGVSNNQGNEPTPDSGGQHPAANNHHPNQDDPSLTAVNVPPTPDIHSPRTSTATNHPLPLHQNHAAEDPALTTVDRYYLAWINYQTTYGSEPTARQLSTYLHDQGIHGRKQGPVNPSTLRRYLLPFRLYTIWSEQRAIGDTPSPEAIAQECANRGIAAQHNKPVTTHYISDRTRDFERRWKALAHHHTPDGR is encoded by the coding sequence ATGACCATCGCGGGTATCGGCTTCGCCGGTTCCTACGCCGCCGTACGAGAATTAGCCGTCAGAAAGGGCTTCGGGGACTTCAGTTACGTCTTCCCGATCGGCATCGACGCGGGTATCTGCGTCCTGCTGGCCCTGGACCTGCTGCTGACCTGGATCCGCATACCCTTCCCGCTGCTGCGGCAGACAGCCTGGCTGCTGACGGCGGCGACGATCGCCTTCAACGGCGCGGCGGCCTGGCCGGACCCGCTCGGCGTGGGCATGCACGGCGTCATCCCGATCCTGTTCGTGGTGTCGGTCGAGGCCGCCCGCCACGCGATCGGCCGGATCGCCGACATCACCGCGGACAAGCACATGGAGGGCGTCCGCCTCACCCGCTGGCTGCTCTCCCCCGTGCCCACGTTCCTGCTCTGGCGCCGGATGAAGCTGTGGGAGCTGCGCTCCTACGACCAGGTGATCAAGCTGGAGCAGGAACGGCTCGTCTACCAGGCCCGCCTGCGCTCCCGCTACGGCCGCGCCTGGCGCCGCAAGGCCCCCGTCGAGGCCCTGATGCCCCTGCGCCTGGCCAAGTACGGCGTCCCCCTCGCGGAGACGGCCCCCTCGGGCCTGGCCGCCGGCGACATCAAGCCCGGCCCACTACCGCCCAGCCGTCAGCCGCCAACCGGCGCAGCACACCCGCAACCTCCCGGTTCGCCAGCTCCGGCACGTGCACCACGGCAAACGCCCACTCCACGAGCACCCCGAGCCCCGACAACACAGCCGCGCCAGAAGTCAACGCCGCTACGGAACGCCGCACCACCAATTGACCGGCTCCATGGGGCCCGCACCCACAGCCACACCGCAGCCAACCCACCAACGCAGACCATGACACAAGCCCGGAACCAGGGCCGCCACGACAACGCCCAACAGCATGCCCAGAAGGCCGCGGATTACGAGAGGCCGCTGCCCGCCCACCATCTCCGACCCGCCGGCGTCTCCAACAACCAAGGCAACGAACCAACCCCAGACTCAGGCGGACAGCATCCTGCCGCCAACAACCACCACCCGAATCAGGATGATCCCTCACTCACCGCTGTAAACGTCCCCCCGACCCCAGACATTCACAGCCCCAGGACAAGCACCGCGACCAACCACCCATTACCACTACACCAGAACCACGCGGCCGAAGACCCCGCGCTCACCACCGTCGACCGCTACTACCTCGCCTGGATCAACTACCAGACCACATACGGAAGCGAACCCACAGCCCGACAGCTCTCCACCTACCTCCACGACCAAGGCATACACGGCCGAAAGCAAGGCCCGGTCAACCCATCAACCCTGCGCCGATACCTGCTGCCGTTCCGTCTGTACACCATCTGGTCCGAGCAGCGAGCAATCGGTGACACCCCATCACCCGAAGCGATCGCGCAAGAATGCGCGAACCGCGGCATCGCCGCACAGCACAACAAGCCCGTCACCACCCACTACATCAGCGACCGCACCCGGGACTTCGAACGCCGCTGGAAAGCACTCGCCCACCACCACACTCCCGACGGCCGATAG
- a CDS encoding AfsR/SARP family transcriptional regulator: protein MPGIRAALLGTGIIEVLPAEPADTPQQPFAEGDDGWWTLADDAPLLTPLAAHDVSPPSPGLVTIGHTEAGDLLLINLLQQPALLLDGRKDDITAFLTSLAVELGMSPWAPEADITTIGFGDDLPRLLPRAAITHQPDAATALRTLTDHLLQAHQHPGLRQRPQLLLCADPLDTDSTTHITTLLDTPRPHTLTLVCPTTRHMTKLLPQAPLLDAAAPGPQPVPETGRTATLQHLHPTDLTNITQPTDHQEQETPRPHQAKKVRSKPPPPDHRLGASAAVQTGTGPAGGSAQTPEPGTNTPDNSVFPALLAATSTPGPKHPPAPHPASVSADHRTAPAASPRNAASASPLARHTHTTGSPEDGPDISLSPKIRVLGPIEVDNVPTTGHGPRVAQLAALLCFRPHHTADALCHAMDPAAPWTTSTLNARVQELRRALGKAPDGTPYVPRRRHGDDPYRLHPAIHSDWGRFQHLTDQYLPNESASLPALEDALALVRGRPFGHKPPAWAEPFQQDITTKIVEVAHTVAAHRTTEGPHHNLSQARQAVATGLDADDTAEVLYRDWLHIEHTAGNRRGVHTAISRLQQISRHLDTPLEPETQQLIHALLAPAPTPPHQA from the coding sequence ATGCCCGGCATCCGAGCCGCCCTCCTCGGCACCGGCATCATCGAGGTCCTGCCTGCGGAACCTGCTGACACGCCGCAACAACCGTTCGCTGAAGGGGACGACGGCTGGTGGACCCTGGCCGACGACGCACCCCTGCTCACCCCACTCGCCGCCCACGACGTGTCACCACCCAGCCCAGGGCTCGTCACCATCGGCCACACCGAAGCCGGTGACCTGCTCCTGATCAACCTGCTGCAGCAACCCGCACTGCTCCTCGACGGCCGAAAGGACGACATCACCGCTTTCCTCACCAGCCTCGCCGTCGAACTCGGCATGAGCCCCTGGGCACCCGAAGCCGACATCACCACCATCGGCTTCGGCGACGATCTCCCCCGGCTACTTCCCCGCGCCGCCATCACCCACCAGCCCGACGCGGCAACGGCACTGCGCACCCTCACCGACCACCTCCTCCAAGCCCACCAACACCCCGGCCTCCGGCAACGCCCACAACTGCTCCTATGCGCAGACCCACTCGATACCGACTCCACCACCCACATCACCACCCTCCTGGACACACCCCGCCCCCACACCCTCACCCTGGTCTGCCCCACCACCCGCCACATGACCAAACTGCTCCCCCAAGCGCCGCTACTCGACGCCGCGGCCCCCGGGCCCCAGCCCGTGCCCGAAACCGGCCGCACCGCCACCCTGCAGCACCTGCACCCCACCGACCTCACCAACATCACTCAACCGACAGACCATCAGGAGCAAGAGACCCCGCGTCCGCACCAGGCGAAGAAGGTCAGGTCCAAGCCGCCGCCACCCGACCACCGGCTCGGCGCATCAGCCGCAGTGCAGACCGGCACCGGTCCTGCTGGCGGCAGTGCTCAAACCCCAGAGCCCGGCACCAACACGCCTGACAACTCCGTATTCCCAGCACTGCTCGCCGCCACCAGCACACCAGGCCCGAAGCACCCGCCGGCTCCCCATCCAGCGTCCGTGTCCGCCGACCACCGCACGGCGCCAGCGGCAAGCCCCCGCAACGCCGCGAGCGCCAGTCCCCTAGCCCGCCACACGCATACCACCGGCAGCCCAGAAGACGGTCCGGACATCTCACTCAGCCCGAAGATCCGGGTCCTGGGCCCCATCGAGGTCGACAACGTGCCCACCACCGGCCACGGACCCCGCGTCGCCCAACTCGCGGCCCTGCTCTGCTTCCGCCCACACCACACCGCCGACGCACTGTGCCACGCCATGGATCCCGCCGCCCCGTGGACCACCAGCACCCTCAACGCCCGCGTACAGGAACTGCGCCGCGCCCTCGGCAAAGCCCCCGACGGCACCCCCTACGTCCCCCGCCGCCGCCACGGCGACGACCCCTACCGCCTCCACCCAGCCATCCACAGCGACTGGGGCCGCTTCCAGCACCTCACCGACCAGTACCTCCCCAACGAGTCCGCGTCCCTCCCCGCCTTGGAAGACGCCCTCGCCCTCGTCCGCGGTCGCCCCTTCGGACACAAACCCCCCGCCTGGGCCGAACCCTTCCAACAGGACATCACCACCAAAATCGTTGAAGTCGCCCACACCGTAGCCGCGCACCGCACCACCGAAGGCCCCCACCACAACCTCAGCCAGGCCCGACAGGCCGTCGCCACCGGACTCGACGCCGACGACACAGCCGAAGTCCTCTACCGGGACTGGCTGCACATCGAACACACCGCCGGAAACCGCCGGGGTGTCCACACCGCCATCAGCCGCCTGCAACAAATCAGCCGCCACCTCGACACCCCACTCGAACCCGAAACCCAACAGCTGATCCACGCACTACTCGCCCCCGCACCAACACCCCCACACCAGGCATGA
- a CDS encoding replication-relaxation family protein: MATTRQLIPLLRPDVSRPTVSAPLNKLRRLGLVDFTVLPSSHRTRVWYLTGEGARLTRDLPELRGRPPFTVHSPEAASLKIPHTLAVLRTHLAFAADARRRGDEHGPFDWTPEVAHPIGDGERVIADAVLHYTLTGSGGRTKLRAFLEIDRTTMSSERLATKLIDYARLFTHTPQSMTRARHHQHTATARPGPAWLRWYPVFPRVLFVLTNASRRTLENRISDLKAMTAQHPHVATMARTVPLGAAVLEDLETHGPYAKVWTPLVSGEPTSWAHL; encoded by the coding sequence ATGGCCACCACCCGGCAACTCATCCCCCTGCTGCGCCCCGACGTCTCCCGGCCGACCGTCTCCGCACCCCTCAACAAGCTGCGCAGACTCGGCCTTGTCGACTTCACCGTGCTGCCCAGCTCCCACCGCACCCGCGTCTGGTACCTGACCGGAGAAGGCGCCCGGCTGACCCGCGACCTGCCCGAACTACGTGGCAGGCCGCCCTTCACGGTGCACTCCCCGGAGGCCGCGTCACTGAAGATCCCACACACCCTTGCCGTGTTGCGCACCCACCTCGCCTTCGCTGCCGACGCCCGGCGGCGAGGCGACGAACACGGCCCCTTCGACTGGACACCCGAAGTCGCCCACCCCATCGGCGACGGCGAACGCGTCATCGCCGACGCCGTCCTGCACTACACGCTCACCGGCTCCGGCGGGCGTACCAAACTCCGGGCATTCCTCGAGATCGACCGCACCACCATGAGCAGCGAACGCCTCGCCACGAAACTCATCGACTACGCCCGCCTGTTCACCCACACCCCGCAATCCATGACCCGGGCACGCCACCACCAGCACACCGCGACCGCACGGCCCGGGCCGGCCTGGCTGCGCTGGTACCCCGTCTTTCCACGGGTCCTGTTCGTCCTGACCAACGCCTCCCGCCGCACCCTCGAAAACCGGATCAGCGACCTGAAGGCCATGACTGCTCAACACCCGCACGTGGCCACCATGGCCCGTACCGTGCCGCTGGGCGCGGCCGTCCTGGAAGATCTGGAAACCCACGGGCCTTACGCAAAGGTGTGGACACCACTCGTTTCCGGCGAACCTACGTCATGGGCCCACCTGTGA